One part of the Rutidosis leptorrhynchoides isolate AG116_Rl617_1_P2 chromosome 1, CSIRO_AGI_Rlap_v1, whole genome shotgun sequence genome encodes these proteins:
- the LOC139870584 gene encoding epoxide hydrolase 3-like, with amino-acid sequence MDEIKHHYIQVDGLKLHVAEIGSESSPAVVFLHGFPEIWYTWRHQMIAVAKAGYRAIAPDYRGYGLSDIPSQPELTSFLDLVNDTAAILDSLSISKKVFAIGKDFGAMVAYMFALQFPAKVAGVITLGVPFMRPGVTRTYQALPEGFYIRRWQEPGRAEADFGRLDAKTVIRNIYILFSKTEIPIAPENQEIMDLVEPSTPLPSWFTEDDLSTYAALYEKSGFQTALQVPYRAFIQKSTQDPVDVKVEVPSLFIMGEKDYVFKFPEMEEYLKSGAVKKYVSNLEIIYVPEGSHFVHEQFPEKINQLLLDFLNDNKW; translated from the exons ATGGATGAAATCAAGCACCACTACATCCAAGTCGACGGCCTCAAGCTCCACGTAGCCGAGATAGGATCCGAGTCCTCACCCGCGGTGGTGTTTCTTCATGGATTTCCTGAAATTTGGTACACGTGGCGCCATCAGATGATTGCCGTTGCTAAAGCCGGATACAGAGCAATTGCACCCGATTACAGAGGTTATGGACTATCCGACATCCCCTCTCAACCCGAACTCACCTCCTTCCTTGACTTGGTCAACGATACTGCCGCTATCTTAGATTCTCTCTCCATCTCCAAAAAG GTGTTTGCGATCGGTAAAGACTTTGGAGCTATGGTTGCCTACATGTTTGCTCTTCAATTTCCTGCGAAAGTTGCTGGAGTTATAACACTTGGTGTGCCATTTATGAGGCCTGGTGTCACCAGGACTTATCAAGCCCTCCCTGAAGGTTTCTACATACGCAGGTGGCAG GAACCTGGAAGGGCTGAAGCTGATTTTGGTCGACTTGATGCTAAAACAGTGATAAGAAACATTTACATTTTGTTCTCTAAAACTGAAATTCCCATAGCCCCTGAAAACCAAGAAATTATGGATTTGGTCGAACCATCGACTCCTCTACCGTCATGGTTCACAGAGGACGATCTTTCAACCTACGCTGCTTTGTATGAAAAGTCTGGATTTCAAACTGCACTCCAAGTTCCTTACag GGCATTCATCCAGAAATCTACACAAGATCCAGTCGATGTAAAAGTAGAAGTCCCATCACTGTTCATCATGGGTGAAAAAGATTACGTGTTCAAGTTCCCTGAAATGGAGGAATACCTTAAGAGTGGGGCGGTCAAAAAATATGTGTCTAATCTGGAGATTATATACGTGCCTGAAGGTTCTCATTTTGTTCATGAACAATTTCCTGAGAAGATTAATCAACTCTTACTCGATTTTCTCAACGATAATAAATGGTAG